In one Thermanaerovibrio velox DSM 12556 genomic region, the following are encoded:
- a CDS encoding Do family serine endopeptidase, translating into MRTKVYLRSLLPRDRLKRLMMSMLALSVLFCAGMAGGYLYSLLNDPAHPPVGVSVASADVSSGPSNPYTGNPIVPLVKSSAPSVVNIDTEKLVKQSFSPFPDELMDDPFFNHFFGEHFKQFTRVVPMKGKGSGFIVTKDGYILTNNHVVEGADRITVTMLDGRQLPAKLVGRDPTFDLAVIKVDLKDAAALKLGDSDTVEVGEWVVAIGNPFGLENSVTVGVISAKNRTIQAENMNFQGFLQTDAAINPGNSGGPLINLRGEVVGINTAIVPYAQGIGFAVPINMAKQVLDDLIKHGEVRRGWLGVMAQPNGPAFAKAYKVPTSEGAIVADVKPGSPADAAGLRRGDVIVSIDGKKVLNDKSLTFLVRSFSAGTKVKIEFYRRDKKMSADVVLGDTSSGRSWIPKLLPSGKKSAAVNVMGAEIRDLDSDLRSNFGVPADIQGVIVLNVNPKSRAAYLGLSKGDVIMEFNGVKVNSPSDVEMAAKGDPKSVAVLVWRRGSTIFLSLS; encoded by the coding sequence ATGAGGACCAAAGTATATTTAAGGAGTTTGTTGCCCCGTGACAGGCTTAAGAGACTCATGATGTCGATGCTTGCCCTTTCGGTTCTGTTCTGCGCAGGGATGGCTGGGGGGTATCTCTATTCTCTTCTGAACGATCCGGCACATCCACCGGTGGGGGTCTCTGTGGCGTCTGCGGATGTGTCGTCCGGGCCATCTAACCCGTATACTGGCAATCCAATAGTACCCTTGGTCAAGAGCTCTGCCCCGTCGGTGGTGAACATAGACACCGAGAAGTTGGTTAAGCAGTCGTTCAGCCCCTTCCCGGATGAGCTGATGGATGATCCGTTCTTCAACCATTTCTTCGGGGAGCACTTCAAGCAGTTCACCCGGGTGGTTCCAATGAAGGGGAAGGGGTCCGGGTTCATCGTCACCAAGGATGGGTATATCCTAACCAACAACCATGTGGTTGAGGGGGCTGACAGGATAACGGTGACCATGCTGGACGGACGTCAGCTTCCCGCTAAGCTCGTGGGGCGTGATCCCACCTTTGACCTGGCGGTAATAAAGGTGGATCTCAAGGATGCAGCGGCCCTTAAGCTTGGAGACTCGGACACCGTGGAGGTGGGGGAATGGGTTGTGGCAATAGGTAACCCCTTTGGACTGGAGAACAGCGTCACGGTGGGTGTAATATCCGCGAAGAACAGGACCATACAGGCGGAGAACATGAACTTCCAGGGTTTCCTGCAGACCGATGCGGCCATAAACCCCGGTAACAGCGGAGGTCCCCTCATCAACCTAAGGGGTGAGGTGGTGGGGATAAACACCGCCATAGTGCCCTACGCCCAGGGGATAGGTTTTGCGGTACCCATAAACATGGCCAAGCAGGTGCTTGATGACCTCATAAAGCACGGGGAGGTCCGGAGGGGATGGTTGGGGGTAATGGCTCAGCCCAATGGCCCTGCCTTTGCCAAGGCATATAAAGTTCCCACCTCAGAAGGCGCCATAGTGGCGGATGTAAAACCCGGTTCCCCAGCGGACGCAGCGGGTCTTCGCAGGGGAGACGTGATCGTATCTATAGATGGGAAGAAGGTTTTGAACGACAAATCACTGACCTTCCTGGTTCGATCTTTCAGCGCTGGCACAAAGGTCAAGATAGAGTTTTACAGGCGGGATAAGAAGATGTCGGCAGATGTGGTGCTTGGGGACACCTCGTCTGGAAGGTCTTGGATCCCCAAGTTGCTTCCATCGGGCAAGAAGTCCGCGGCGGTTAACGTGATGGGGGCGGAGATCAGAGATCTAGATTCGGACCTCCGTTCGAACTTTGGCGTACCGGCGGATATCCAAGGGGTCATCGTCCTCAATGTAAACCCCAAGTCCCGGGCGGCATATCTTGGGCTTTCTAAGGGGGACGTGATAATGGAGTTCAACGGCGTTAAGGTAAACTCCCCGTCAGACGTTGAGATGGCCGCTAAAGGGGATCCTAAATCAGTTGCAGTGCTCGTTTGGAGAAGGGGAAGTACGATTTTCCTTTCGCTGAGCTGA
- a CDS encoding sodium:solute symporter family protein has protein sequence MHEHHPNKAEEKDKMPPLAINLIAFSGYTLAIILLTGQTFPWRDSIRNFYIGGRNIGIFMSTMTFCATWLSAASIVGFTTWMVYDGAAAFAGSVNGWLLGLIPMPLAVLRLRASKCVSVPEFVGKFYGDSRLMRLGGAVLLASYVPYIAIQFKAFGLVASHMLGIPYGFSSTALVYLFVLYTTFGGYRSVAKSDALNLIVILIGVLVAALELNINLKPIWTAIRDISTYSPSKLNLSRSPAESLQIISSALAWGLGVAANPQYGIRIIACRKHNDAFAVLSISPFLIGLVYLLLSSMALIISSIPSMSLQGANPEGLLNLLDSQCSSLVASLFSVSVMAAAVSTANSQLLLAASAICHDIGGLGRDSISSIPTKGTNQDHWMLWNRGAILIIATTALVMSHIPNYDIMFVGRLSWTFVAVSFLTPIYLPRKLGNRMSFAIISWSLIIHTILCGLRIPPEVSMLITMGFQGIAIIPWGEIRIR, from the coding sequence TTGCATGAGCATCATCCTAATAAGGCGGAGGAGAAAGACAAAATGCCCCCTTTAGCAATAAACCTCATCGCCTTTAGTGGGTACACTTTGGCAATAATCCTACTCACCGGGCAAACCTTCCCCTGGCGGGATAGCATTAGGAACTTCTACATAGGCGGGAGGAACATAGGTATATTCATGAGCACCATGACCTTCTGCGCCACCTGGTTAAGCGCCGCATCCATCGTTGGCTTCACTACCTGGATGGTATACGACGGGGCGGCAGCCTTTGCGGGTTCCGTGAACGGTTGGCTGCTGGGGCTCATACCTATGCCGCTGGCGGTCCTAAGGCTAAGGGCCTCAAAATGCGTAAGCGTACCAGAGTTTGTAGGCAAGTTTTATGGAGACAGCAGGTTGATGAGACTTGGCGGGGCGGTTTTACTCGCGTCGTACGTGCCATACATAGCGATACAGTTTAAAGCCTTTGGGCTGGTGGCGTCTCACATGCTAGGAATCCCCTACGGCTTCAGCTCCACCGCACTGGTGTATCTCTTCGTCCTCTACACCACCTTCGGGGGCTATCGATCGGTTGCAAAGAGCGATGCATTGAACCTTATAGTAATCCTGATCGGGGTCTTGGTGGCCGCATTAGAGTTAAATATAAATTTAAAGCCTATTTGGACCGCCATAAGGGATATCTCCACTTACTCCCCAAGCAAGCTCAACCTATCGAGATCCCCTGCCGAGTCACTTCAGATAATCAGCTCCGCGTTGGCATGGGGGCTTGGGGTTGCCGCCAACCCTCAATACGGGATAAGGATTATAGCATGCAGAAAACATAACGATGCTTTTGCCGTTCTTTCCATATCCCCCTTTCTGATAGGATTGGTATACCTGTTGCTATCCTCCATGGCCCTCATAATTTCGTCCATACCATCCATGTCGCTTCAAGGCGCAAATCCTGAAGGGCTGCTGAACCTTTTAGATTCCCAGTGTTCTAGTTTGGTTGCAAGTCTTTTCTCCGTATCGGTGATGGCCGCAGCGGTCAGCACTGCTAACTCTCAACTTCTACTAGCCGCATCTGCCATATGCCACGACATAGGAGGACTAGGCAGAGATAGCATATCTTCAATCCCAACAAAGGGTACCAACCAGGATCACTGGATGTTGTGGAACCGAGGAGCAATACTGATCATTGCCACAACAGCGCTTGTTATGAGTCATATCCCAAACTACGACATAATGTTCGTAGGCCGCCTAAGCTGGACCTTTGTGGCAGTTTCCTTCCTAACCCCCATATATCTCCCGAGAAAGCTTGGGAATAGAATGTCCTTCGCCATAATCAGCTGGTCGTTGATAATTCACACCATCCTTTGCGGGTTAAGGATACCACCGGAAGTGAGCATGCTCATTACCATGGGATTCCAGGGAATCGCGATAATTCCATGGGGGGAGATCCGAATACGATGA
- a CDS encoding sensor histidine kinase, with the protein METVLKTIVTLAVVGVAGTLLALQIKISTEKEIKRAFDDIRLTSEITRNLQFHEALEIARRLAPTVIPYPQGEIILRSKDGGVIKLGINRYAVMNKVVEENRILLVWGIIALLVSLELAIILAYMITYPIRRLSWAMEAIAKGDHQIKVPIKGAFVCELENLIRAFNNMAIQLQQWRRLQSQISRMDRLASMGEMVSGVAHEIRNPLAAMRIHLELLMEMRDSLPAEAQENLEFLSGEIDRITDTVERFLLFARPHRGRIENLPIGQVISWATQMIRSLAPSGVIHLETRVQNPDQLVEADPGKLRQVLLNLISNGIDAMPNGGKLVIWTKIEGDRLAIGVDDTGEPIPLDMVDRIFEPFVTTKPNGTGLGLAIVKKLVEEMGGYISLSTGDGVTSFKISLNTAPKGTSSVYEEAH; encoded by the coding sequence GTGGAGACGGTTTTAAAAACCATAGTTACCCTGGCGGTTGTTGGCGTGGCAGGGACCCTACTCGCCCTACAGATTAAAATCAGCACGGAGAAGGAAATCAAAAGGGCCTTTGATGACATCCGCCTAACCAGTGAGATAACCAGGAATCTGCAGTTCCATGAGGCCTTGGAGATAGCTAGGCGTCTTGCTCCAACGGTTATCCCATACCCCCAAGGAGAAATCATACTGAGGTCCAAGGATGGGGGCGTGATAAAGCTAGGTATAAATCGTTATGCAGTCATGAACAAGGTGGTAGAAGAAAACAGGATCCTCTTAGTGTGGGGGATAATAGCACTGCTAGTCTCGCTGGAACTGGCAATAATCCTAGCGTATATGATTACGTACCCAATAAGACGGCTATCCTGGGCTATGGAGGCCATCGCAAAGGGGGACCACCAAATTAAGGTCCCGATAAAAGGGGCTTTCGTGTGCGAACTGGAAAACCTCATAAGGGCATTCAATAATATGGCCATACAACTTCAGCAGTGGCGAAGGCTACAATCTCAAATAAGCCGGATGGACAGGCTGGCATCCATGGGAGAGATGGTCTCAGGAGTGGCCCATGAGATTCGCAATCCCCTTGCCGCCATGAGGATCCACTTGGAGCTGCTTATGGAGATGAGAGATAGTTTGCCAGCGGAGGCCCAAGAAAACCTGGAGTTCTTGTCGGGGGAGATTGACAGGATCACCGATACGGTGGAGCGATTCTTACTCTTCGCAAGACCTCACAGAGGAAGGATTGAGAACCTGCCCATCGGTCAAGTGATATCCTGGGCAACCCAGATGATTCGGTCCCTGGCTCCTTCTGGAGTAATTCATCTGGAAACTCGAGTTCAAAACCCTGATCAGTTGGTCGAGGCAGACCCAGGTAAGCTACGACAAGTTCTTCTAAACCTTATATCAAACGGGATTGATGCCATGCCTAACGGTGGCAAGCTCGTTATCTGGACTAAGATTGAGGGGGATAGGCTGGCAATAGGGGTAGATGACACTGGGGAACCCATACCGCTCGACATGGTGGACCGTATCTTTGAGCCCTTTGTCACCACCAAACCCAACGGAACCGGATTAGGGCTGGCCATCGTCAAAAAGCTGGTGGAAGAGATGGGGGGGTATATATCCCTTTCAACTGGAGATGGGGTTACCTCATTCAAGATATCGCTAAATACGGCGCCAAAAGGGACATCGTCCGTTTACGAGGAGGCCCATTGA
- a CDS encoding sigma-54-dependent transcriptional regulator produces the protein MADIWIAEDESALAEGLRRAFEKDGHRVITFGTLKSLLYSARSFSQVPQVIILDHKLPDGLGGDAIPQILSVIPHGRIILMTAYGESPLIVKAIRNGAFDYIDKPFSLEALRKMVQRALLRYSVEVAARDAAMGNAQLIGSSAPMMRLRDTVDRLKGQRDLNILLTGESGTGKEVVSRMIHEVTSCEGSFVAINCGAIPENLLEAELFGYKRGAYTGAADDKKGLLELGHGGTVMLDEIGDLPLSLQSKLLRFLDSRRFRRLGDTAEREVSLNLICATHKDLKEMSTQGLFREDLLYRISTIPIKVPPLRERGSDVIELAEFFLKTFSIKRGRPPKELSPEVEDLFLNYHWPGNVRELKNLIERLVILSDPGSHVISLKDLPEEMLTLPLDGEGTVTPNSLDAKLANKELELITEALERCGDNKTQAAKELGISRFSLLRRLQRHGLS, from the coding sequence ATGGCTGACATATGGATAGCAGAGGACGAATCAGCTCTTGCGGAGGGACTTAGGCGGGCATTTGAGAAGGATGGTCACCGGGTTATCACCTTCGGAACGCTGAAATCCCTGCTGTACTCCGCCCGGTCATTTTCACAAGTTCCACAGGTTATAATCCTTGATCACAAGTTACCAGACGGCCTTGGGGGAGACGCGATACCTCAAATCCTATCTGTAATCCCCCACGGAAGGATAATACTCATGACCGCGTACGGGGAAAGCCCGTTGATAGTAAAAGCAATAAGAAACGGGGCATTTGACTACATCGACAAACCGTTCTCTCTGGAGGCCTTAAGGAAAATGGTTCAGCGGGCCCTACTCCGCTACTCCGTAGAGGTAGCAGCCCGCGATGCCGCCATGGGGAACGCCCAACTCATAGGATCTTCCGCCCCAATGATGAGGTTAAGGGACACGGTAGATCGACTTAAGGGCCAAAGGGACCTTAACATACTGCTTACCGGAGAGAGCGGCACTGGCAAGGAGGTTGTATCAAGGATGATTCACGAGGTCACCTCTTGCGAAGGCAGCTTCGTGGCTATAAACTGCGGAGCAATCCCTGAAAACCTCCTGGAGGCGGAACTTTTCGGATATAAGAGAGGGGCCTACACAGGAGCTGCGGATGACAAGAAAGGCCTCTTGGAGTTAGGACACGGTGGCACCGTCATGCTAGATGAGATAGGAGATCTACCCCTGTCCCTTCAATCTAAACTTCTACGGTTTCTAGACAGCAGGCGCTTTAGACGGCTGGGTGACACGGCGGAACGGGAGGTATCCCTAAACTTGATATGCGCCACTCACAAGGACCTTAAAGAGATGTCCACACAAGGCTTGTTCAGGGAGGACCTCTTATACAGGATATCCACGATACCGATCAAGGTCCCCCCCTTAAGGGAGCGGGGATCCGACGTGATAGAACTGGCAGAATTCTTCTTAAAGACCTTCTCCATAAAGAGGGGACGGCCCCCTAAGGAATTGTCCCCCGAGGTGGAAGACCTTTTCCTAAACTACCATTGGCCGGGCAACGTGAGGGAGCTTAAGAACTTGATAGAGAGACTGGTTATACTCTCTGACCCGGGATCTCACGTAATATCCTTAAAGGACCTGCCGGAGGAGATGTTAACCTTACCGTTGGATGGGGAAGGCACCGTCACACCGAACTCCTTGGATGCCAAGCTGGCCAACAAGGAGCTTGAGCTGATCACGGAGGCCTTGGAAAGATGCGGGGACAACAAAACCCAAGCAGCAAAAGAACTCGGCATATCAAGGTTTTCCCTGTTAAGACGGCTTCAGCGCCATGGCCTTTCTTGA
- a CDS encoding DNA-directed RNA polymerase specialized sigma subunit, sigma24 translates to MAFLEVILSNTPNVALGVKPYLLNGKNWLFISPDELAEELHKACEDLPSVSIKRPGGRLELPLDENPWEEESDDIREIEFQLSLIKDLPQGTTPADWVSLLGPRGYLNGSTEECATSLGISQVQFLKTLKEIQDQLDPPGVFAQDLRDCLLIQLRRLSMDNSDGARLLKDFHRELESSRLDLISKATGWDLNRVKEAIMSLRKLDPSPLGIVSKPVRPEISMIPYKDGISFKILRENMPSLSLTYPSKIKGKLRSILMRMSGRYRTLATIGLAITMTQRNFLSGKTEYLEPLTVKDLARITNLSPSTVSRCTRGTYAVTRYGTISLSRLLSKPLRSNPNLSIHRLTLEISKLKSMGLSDLEISKRLGVPRRTLAYHRERRDFTYPKPSLASLE, encoded by the coding sequence ATGGCCTTTCTTGAGGTAATTCTTTCAAACACTCCCAATGTAGCCCTAGGAGTTAAACCGTATCTGCTAAATGGTAAGAATTGGCTTTTCATATCCCCTGACGAGCTTGCGGAAGAGTTGCACAAAGCCTGTGAGGATCTGCCCTCTGTGAGCATAAAGCGCCCCGGTGGGAGATTGGAGCTGCCTTTGGACGAAAACCCGTGGGAAGAGGAATCAGACGATATAAGAGAGATAGAGTTCCAGCTAAGCCTTATAAAGGATCTTCCACAAGGCACGACCCCAGCGGACTGGGTAAGCTTGCTTGGTCCAAGGGGATATCTGAACGGGTCTACGGAAGAATGCGCTACCAGCCTTGGGATTTCTCAAGTACAGTTTCTTAAAACTCTTAAGGAGATCCAGGATCAGCTGGATCCCCCTGGGGTGTTTGCTCAGGACTTGCGAGACTGCCTCCTCATACAGTTAAGACGTCTTTCTATGGATAATTCCGATGGGGCAAGACTGCTCAAGGATTTTCACCGGGAGCTCGAATCATCAAGGCTAGACCTCATATCCAAAGCCACTGGATGGGACCTCAACCGCGTAAAGGAAGCCATAATGAGCTTGCGAAAGCTTGACCCATCCCCACTTGGGATAGTGTCAAAACCGGTAAGGCCGGAGATCTCCATGATCCCATATAAAGACGGGATCTCATTCAAGATATTAAGGGAAAACATGCCCTCCCTATCCTTAACCTATCCGTCAAAAATAAAGGGAAAGCTTCGCTCCATCCTGATGAGGATGTCTGGGCGGTACAGGACGCTGGCCACCATCGGGCTTGCGATAACCATGACCCAGCGGAACTTCCTATCCGGTAAGACCGAATACCTGGAACCACTTACGGTAAAAGATCTGGCGAGGATCACCAATTTATCACCCTCCACCGTTTCAAGGTGCACAAGGGGGACGTATGCTGTAACCCGATACGGTACGATAAGCCTAAGCCGTCTCCTATCAAAACCCCTTAGGTCAAACCCTAACCTTTCGATACATCGTCTAACCCTTGAAATATCAAAGTTAAAGTCCATGGGCCTGTCAGATCTTGAGATATCAAAAAGGCTAGGAGTTCCCCGGAGAACCCTGGCTTACCATAGGGAACGCCGAGATTTCACCTATCCAAAGCCATCATTGGCATCATTGGAATGA
- a CDS encoding NRAMP family divalent metal transporter, translating into MKSNGTNSNGRSIGISGSVLLGAAFLMATSAIGPGFLTQTAVFTNKLKAAFGFAILASVLIDVVVQLNIWRILGVSGMRGQDVANRVLPGLGYFLAFAVAMGGLVFNVGNVAGAAMGLNVICGVPMTPGAIISAGIAIALFLSKEMGRAMDNFTKVLGILMIALVLFVAVKTHPPIGLALKETILPSTIDWLTVLTLVGGTVGGYITFAGAHRIIDAGITGQEHIGEISRGSINAIGITALMRYLLFLAILGVVAAGKQLDPNNPPASAFLLGAGNLGYRFFGVVLWSAAVTSVVGASYTSISFLKTLFKSIESNQRYWIIGFITVSALIFTTIGKPVKLLILAGAVNGLILPLSLISMLLAAHRKDVVGDYKHPMLLTIFGYVMVVFTGWMGISSLSKIADLFR; encoded by the coding sequence TTGAAGTCCAACGGTACAAACAGCAACGGAAGGTCCATCGGCATTAGCGGTAGTGTGTTGCTTGGGGCCGCATTCCTCATGGCAACATCCGCGATAGGGCCTGGTTTTCTGACCCAGACCGCGGTCTTCACCAACAAGCTCAAGGCGGCCTTCGGTTTTGCCATCTTGGCATCAGTCCTAATCGATGTAGTAGTTCAGCTCAACATATGGAGGATATTAGGCGTATCCGGCATGAGAGGACAAGACGTGGCAAACCGGGTACTACCCGGGTTAGGTTATTTCCTGGCCTTTGCGGTAGCCATGGGAGGTCTCGTCTTTAACGTAGGCAACGTGGCAGGGGCAGCCATGGGGCTTAACGTTATTTGCGGAGTGCCGATGACACCTGGTGCCATAATTTCCGCCGGCATAGCCATAGCCCTGTTCCTTAGCAAGGAAATGGGACGAGCCATGGACAACTTCACAAAAGTCCTAGGCATCCTAATGATCGCACTGGTACTCTTTGTGGCGGTTAAGACACACCCCCCCATAGGGCTCGCCCTTAAGGAGACCATCCTGCCTTCTACGATAGACTGGTTGACCGTTCTAACCCTGGTGGGTGGCACCGTGGGAGGATACATAACGTTTGCGGGGGCACACAGGATAATAGACGCGGGCATAACTGGGCAAGAACACATCGGAGAGATAAGCCGGGGATCGATAAATGCCATAGGGATAACCGCACTGATGAGGTATCTCCTGTTCCTTGCAATACTAGGAGTGGTGGCAGCAGGCAAACAACTAGACCCTAACAACCCTCCGGCATCTGCGTTCCTGCTAGGAGCAGGTAATTTGGGTTACCGCTTCTTTGGGGTTGTGCTATGGTCTGCAGCAGTTACATCCGTGGTGGGGGCCTCATACACATCCATATCATTCCTCAAGACCCTCTTCAAGTCCATTGAATCCAATCAGCGCTACTGGATAATCGGTTTCATCACCGTGTCCGCCTTGATATTCACCACCATAGGCAAGCCGGTGAAGCTGCTCATACTGGCAGGGGCGGTTAACGGACTTATACTGCCGCTGTCTCTAATCTCCATGCTGCTCGCGGCGCATAGGAAGGACGTGGTTGGAGACTACAAGCACCCAATGTTGCTAACCATTTTTGGATACGTGATGGTGGTGTTCACCGGATGGATGGGTATCAGCTCCCTCAGCAAGATCGCCGACCTGTTTAGATGA
- the pxpB gene encoding 5-oxoprolinase subunit PxpB, translating into MSFAPKISALGEGAVLLELGDKIDRDVNLRLHRFKKMLSQERTTGIKECIVAYSSMAVYFDPITVDHQKVILKLRRLLASDLDASPKPQDLVLIPVAYGGSMGPDLGNVASHAGISEEEVIRRHSSRDYHCYMLGFTPGFPYLGGMDESIAAPRLSTPRKAIPAGSVGIAGSQTGIYPIESPGGWQLIGRTPLALFDPSKEEDPTLIKAGDLVRFVPIREDEFQDIAERWRKGTYGPVRIKGGGEVEAAR; encoded by the coding sequence TTGAGCTTCGCACCCAAGATATCCGCCCTGGGAGAAGGGGCAGTTCTGCTGGAACTGGGGGACAAGATAGACCGGGACGTCAATCTGCGGCTGCACCGGTTCAAAAAGATGCTATCGCAGGAAAGGACAACCGGAATTAAAGAGTGCATCGTGGCGTATTCCTCTATGGCGGTGTACTTCGATCCAATAACCGTGGACCACCAAAAGGTGATCCTCAAACTAAGGAGACTACTGGCAAGCGATCTGGACGCATCCCCGAAGCCACAGGACCTGGTTTTGATACCGGTGGCATACGGAGGTTCCATGGGGCCAGACCTTGGGAACGTGGCATCCCACGCGGGGATATCCGAGGAGGAGGTGATAAGGCGCCACTCCTCTAGGGACTATCACTGCTACATGTTGGGGTTTACACCTGGCTTCCCATACCTAGGCGGAATGGATGAGTCGATTGCGGCTCCAAGGTTATCCACCCCAAGGAAGGCTATACCCGCGGGAAGCGTTGGGATAGCGGGAAGTCAGACCGGCATATACCCCATAGAGAGTCCTGGAGGCTGGCAGCTTATAGGCAGGACCCCCCTTGCCTTGTTCGACCCCTCCAAGGAGGAAGACCCCACCTTAATAAAGGCCGGGGATCTGGTGCGATTCGTCCCCATAAGGGAGGATGAATTTCAGGACATCGCGGAACGATGGCGTAAGGGGACCTACGGTCCGGTAAGGATAAAAGGGGGTGGCGAGGTTGAAGCTGCTCGTTAA
- a CDS encoding biotin-dependent carboxyltransferase family protein, with protein sequence MARLKLLVKAPGLLTTVQDLGRWGHQDKGVSVGGAMDPFSLRLGNVMLGNSQEASALEVTILGPSLDVLEEGGAMLFAGPDLGMMVSGEIIPPWKIVTPRKGDVISFRGPIGPGCRGYICVSGGIQVPLVMGSRSTHVRSRLGGLEGRPLKAGDIIPSGEMDPLWESGKGLVFNGPTHLDQMLGERVLEVIPGPQEHMFTPKGLETFYSSEYRVSDEADRMGYRLEGPAIEHAGGADIISDPIPLGAIQVPGNGTPIVMMADRQTSGGYTKIGVLTTWSCARLSQALPGESFRFRPVRVEEAVDRLKKFNELLRYANHLRARYRSRPYEGGCHELARHPIEPVSFKIRVQENSFLVTVTEGAREKG encoded by the coding sequence GTGGCGAGGTTGAAGCTGCTCGTTAAAGCCCCGGGCCTTTTGACCACCGTGCAGGACCTGGGCCGATGGGGGCATCAGGACAAAGGCGTCTCCGTAGGAGGGGCCATGGATCCATTCTCCCTCAGATTGGGCAATGTCATGTTGGGTAACTCACAAGAGGCCTCGGCCCTAGAGGTTACGATCTTAGGACCCTCACTGGATGTGCTGGAAGAGGGAGGTGCAATGCTCTTTGCCGGACCTGATTTGGGAATGATGGTAAGCGGTGAAATAATCCCCCCGTGGAAGATCGTCACACCCCGCAAGGGGGACGTGATCTCCTTCAGAGGACCGATTGGCCCCGGATGCAGGGGATACATATGCGTCAGCGGCGGCATCCAGGTCCCCCTCGTGATGGGCAGCCGTTCAACCCATGTAAGATCCAGGCTTGGCGGATTGGAAGGACGTCCATTGAAGGCGGGGGATATCATACCGTCCGGGGAAATGGATCCCCTATGGGAATCTGGTAAGGGGCTGGTGTTCAATGGCCCCACCCATTTGGATCAAATGCTGGGGGAACGGGTTCTGGAGGTCATCCCAGGCCCTCAGGAACACATGTTCACCCCGAAGGGGCTTGAGACGTTCTACTCCTCCGAGTACAGGGTATCCGACGAGGCAGACCGGATGGGGTATCGGCTAGAAGGCCCGGCGATCGAACATGCGGGCGGGGCAGACATCATATCGGATCCCATACCGCTTGGGGCAATACAGGTACCAGGAAACGGGACACCCATCGTAATGATGGCAGACCGACAGACCAGCGGGGGCTACACTAAAATAGGGGTTTTGACCACCTGGTCCTGCGCAAGGCTTTCCCAGGCGCTGCCAGGCGAGTCCTTCCGCTTCCGCCCCGTCAGGGTAGAAGAAGCCGTGGATCGTTTGAAGAAGTTTAATGAACTATTAAGGTATGCCAACCATCTTAGGGCACGATATCGAAGCAGACCTTACGAAGGTGGGTGTCATGAACTGGCTCGGCATCCTATTGAGCCTGTTTCATTCAAGATCCGAGTTCAGGAGAACTCTTTTTTGGTGACCGTGACCGAGGGAGCCAGGGAGAAGGGTTAG
- a CDS encoding LamB/YcsF family protein, protein MSLQIDLNSDLGESFGAYKMGDDEALLKVVSSANVACGFHGGDPSVMRQTVGLCSNMAVAVGAHPSYQDLQGFGRRNVSMTPDEVYEICIYQVGALMGFCKAAGVPLEHVKPHGALYNQAAKDLDLAKAIAAAIKDLSKGDRDLILLGLANSKLQEAAEELSVPFAGEAFADRAYQPDGTLVPRSQKGAVIHDPAMASQRALEMALHGKVVAHDGSEVVINAQSICVHGDTRGAVEMAVKIREGLLTAGVRIRPIREVLGL, encoded by the coding sequence TTGTCTTTGCAGATAGACCTTAACAGCGACCTTGGGGAGTCCTTCGGGGCCTACAAGATGGGTGACGACGAAGCGCTTCTCAAAGTTGTTAGTTCCGCCAACGTGGCCTGCGGATTTCATGGAGGGGATCCGTCGGTTATGAGGCAAACCGTTGGGCTGTGCTCAAATATGGCGGTAGCGGTCGGAGCCCACCCCTCCTACCAGGATCTTCAGGGGTTCGGACGTAGAAACGTTTCCATGACCCCCGACGAGGTTTACGAGATATGCATATATCAGGTGGGGGCCCTAATGGGGTTCTGTAAGGCCGCCGGCGTCCCCCTTGAGCATGTCAAACCCCACGGTGCCCTCTACAACCAGGCGGCAAAGGACCTCGACCTTGCGAAGGCCATAGCTGCGGCAATCAAAGACCTGAGCAAGGGAGACAGGGATCTTATACTGCTGGGGCTTGCGAACTCCAAGCTCCAAGAAGCCGCGGAGGAGTTATCGGTACCATTCGCTGGGGAGGCCTTTGCCGATCGGGCATACCAGCCGGATGGGACCCTGGTACCCCGCTCTCAAAAGGGGGCGGTGATACACGACCCAGCCATGGCATCCCAAAGGGCACTGGAGATGGCCCTTCACGGGAAGGTGGTCGCCCATGACGGCTCCGAGGTGGTGATAAACGCCCAATCCATATGTGTACACGGGGACACAAGGGGAGCGGTGGAGATGGCAGTTAAGATCAGGGAAGGCCTCCTTACCGCGGGGGTTAGGATAAGGCCCATAAGGGAGGTGCTTGGCCTATGA